The region AAGATTCATGTCGGTTTTACGAGAAATATGACCAAGCAATGCCAGTTCGTACAATGGAAGCAAATCCAATTGAATATTGAcatcaatacattttttaacgtaacatattgaaattattttgttattttagatAGTATGACCCATTTAATATGGACACAGTCCAGAAACACTTTtacttatgatttatttatgatcaataaaaaatatttttcatttactcagttaattaatttttggttcATTTTCGTTTAATTAGAACACGTAGtacgtgtaattttatttaatttgttataattccttattatttaaaataaagtttaacccagtttaaaatttctcatttaGTTCAGTTcattgacaaatttttataattctaactAGGAAtctctaatttttattgcagATTTGTGGGTTttgtatgatttttattttcattcattgtGTTGTACGTATCAAGGTGATTTAGTCCCCTTGCCTCATCATCTTTCAATTAATGTTAGGGGTCAAAATGTCCTTCAACTTCAATCTACTTATTAATCTGCATTCAAATGTTACTTCACAAGAAGTGTAACCGTTCGTATTTCTCAgaagaataaattgaatttcctCGAGTCAACATTcatcattaataaagaaatgtttAGACAATTTCTTCACACTTTTAGGCAGCTGAATTTTCAACAACACCCTCATCTGAGggtaaaaaacaaacacttattttattactagtaTATTTCCCTTGCagaatgataaattttgatgaattttcactagtactatttttttttaagtcttATAACTGAGGTCAACAAATCATCCtgttcattaaatattcaatttgatattttcacaTTTCCAAGGatgataaattcattagaGAAGTTTCAGAACACCTTAAATGAATCACATGAATATTCGTaccttaattgaataatataataaattataaattattgttaatatcaatatataaaaacggaatttttattataaattattaccaattttaatACCAGTAGTTctgcaacagataaaataatgttacacattgtgaaattgaattttattattttatacaggatGAAATCGCCATTATAATGCACTAAAAACACacatgattataattatattttatatgatcgTCAGATGTAAAccgtgtataattttaataataaaaatatctttacaaTAAATGCGTTTTCCAAGCGATTATAAAACGCAGACACATAATAACAGCAATCTGTGATAATAGGTTTAGAAAAGAGTTGAAGGTGGATTGATTTAAGTACatacattaattacaaataactaAAAACCGTTTCGtactacttttaaattaattacaaccgTTTTCatacacaaatataattaaacatgtaaCATATTTACTAAGTTCAATCAAACTGATAACACTATGCGCATATGGcagattaaatttgtattcaatTCGGACGTTCGGTGGGTGTATTTGACCGAAATACTTAGAAATTGCTCATTTATATCAGATATCgaataatttactttgataCATTGTTTTGGTCTGGGTCAGGGTCACACTCTTTCTTATTTCATGATCAGTTCATCTGATCAAGTTTAAAAGTCATATAAGATTTGCATGAaggttaatatattaatactaagTTTAATTGTTATCGTATGTTTTTACTTATGATTTATTGTGAGtagattacaaaattattatataaaactaataaaattaataattaattaattaattaactaattaattgagtttatatgatatttttattaaaattaagattaacatTTTGGTTATCGCtttattgatttgtttctagattatttgttattagaattaaaaatattttaataataatttactatattaataaactacaaataacaaattaaaattgtaattttcgttattaaaactttatattagaaatttaaataggataatttaaactataaaatttattattttcatcaaataacataaacttttaactgtgtaaataaaaaaataggagtttaaaagttattttatcgatttttcatttcatatatttcaatatgttctcttttatttaatgtattaaatattccatgtaattaaaaataaaaaagaaattatgaattgtgaaggatattaaatattattacaataaaaaagataattaagttaatattttaataaaacacatttaaattaacgtgcataattacaattttattaattgatgtatataaaaataaatttctaaaaattacgaCATCTGTTTATTAcaatgttttacaattaaacaaaaaagagaaaattttCTTAGACCTCACTGATAATTCCcagattgatatttttaatgaatttcatatgtatttaaaaatatttttgaattattttgttaagaataattttaaatattattatattaaacattaattattacttacatATTTTAGCAACTTTcttcttttagttttattgtcaGATCATTTACCCCACAACTTTTAACTGCACAAATCTACAcggatatattaattattactcttACTctgagtttttttattttgtttacaaaatggCGAAAGTCATATCATgcttaataattgtttaacaaatttcaGTTTGTTTTGTTCGAACGCAAAAGAAATTCGCACAATTTAACGGCTTTAGAAAGCAATTTTTGATCTTaccatcataattttaaaataactttctttaattttgttttgttttaccgTGAAATAACAAATAAGCTTCCGACCACAAACTTTATATTAGGTAGgcgaatgtatattttttcaagagAAACTTTATTGTGggcacaaatttataattgaaaagtttgttgaaattttttatttagatggTATGATGATATTTGTCTGTAAatactgtatttttttcattctaaGTAAAAGAATGtggaaaaataatgtaaaacagATCAAAATCAATGTTTTCTTGATTATAAAGAGCCTATACTTTATTCAAACTAGATACaaagtaacataaaaaattttgtaccGTGATAAGTACGTGATCGTAGGTAATAGATAACATGTTTCCTACTGGTCACTCCAGAAGGGTACTGCTTTTCATAgattttccttatttttgcTGAAATACTGAagtctttagatatttagtaACCTCCATTGAAATATCTTATCACCATTTTTCTGGAGGTGTCtttctaaaacattaataaacgtTTGTTTAAGACACCTTCAAATCCGTAATCTGATACGAAACATAATGACTTTGTACAGAAACTAACTGAAAAGGATACATCATATTGATGGTTAATTATGGCTTATTGTTTATAGTTTTTCTGGAAACAAGAGAGTTGAATTTACTACTTTTTGTGTCAATATGTTATGTCCtcgaaaaatgtaatttctgAACTTTCCTCTTAATTTAGGATCAGAACAAAGCATTGATATAAGATATCAGGACAGCATGATAGGTGATCACTGCtgaacagttttttaaaattctaaaataaaaaatgtttttcgaaAAATACGTaaagaatttcagaatttgtaaatttctttGTTTGGATATAATTAAGCTCTCgggtatattttaaatctttttcttTAACGGCTACACTATCATTTTCTActaaatccaaaaaatccaaCAATAAAACAGCGTACGAAAGGATCAACAAGGAATAATTGAAACATGCAATTGCGGTGTGGTAACGGCAAGGCAACAGGttaaatgtcaaattacgtgGAGTCTCTGGTCGGTGCACTTTCACCGCCTTCAGTCAAATAGACCGATAGGTTGTTTAACCAAAGGTTCGATTCAATTCAAATTGGTGCAGAATCTTTCTGTTCTGGATCGTGCCTCGAATGCCATTGTTTCGTTTTAGAAACCCTTTCGAATTGTTTCGATTGGACTAGAAACATTACGGTGTACATTGTCCGTTcgccaaatataaattaacaactaACGGCGGCATAGATGTGTGGAAGATCATCCATAAAATGTGGGCAGATTATTAACGAGATTTCTCGTGTCGCAGGTTATTGCGGGTAATTCACGAGCTCCGGTAAAATCGAGTAGAAACTGCATAGTATATTCAAATGAACGTAAATCTCCGCGTTGTTTATTTGGTACTCTCAGCGTGGATTTTCGAATTTATTATCCGACCAAGTGCAATTTGTACTGCCGTTCGTATAATGGAGCGGAGAAAATTGGACGTAATGTTAAAATGCACGGTGATAGTATTAATTGCTTGGAAGTGGTCTCCggcaattaaatttctatgatTCATGCTGTTTTAATTGAATCAGTGCACCTGTGCGCGGgtattagttataaataagTCATTTTTATGCACGGTGAATCTAAGTACTTGAAAGTTTCGTACCAGACATGGGTCATTAATTTCAACCGTAAATTCCacgattaaaaattgatacctGATACTAAAGGGATTGTTTCTTGCAAAAACTAAAAgagtaaacatttaattattaaacatccattaaaaataattaaatggtaacttaatataattgtctcatatttcctatatttttatcattatcaaatcaaaatttgatttttctgttttataaaattaataaaagtgtatgtatattatattaattaatttaaattcctgttttttatttagttcttgtttttatttattcaatttttagaaaaatagtaccaattttattggtttacAAAAATTAGTACTATTCATTATCAGAAAcactaaatttgtttatatattttcaaatctaTCTCATAAATTCCacgattaaaaattgaaacctgATAGTAAAGGGATTGTTTCTTGCAAAAACTAAAAgagtaaacatttaattattaaacattcattaaaaataattaaatggaaacttaatataattgtcTCATTATtcctatatttttatcattatcaaatcaaaattcggtttttctgttttataaaattaataaaaatttatgtatattaatttaattaatttaaattactgttttttatttagttcctgtttttatttattcaatttttagaaaaatagtaccaatttttgtaaaccaataaaattcattatcaGAAACACTAAAttcgtttatatattttcaaatctaTCTCATAAATtccatgattaaaaattaatacctgATAGTAAAGGGATTGTTTCttacaaaaactaaaagagtaaacatttaattattaaaaatccattaaaaataattaaatggaaacttaatataattgtcTCATTATtcctatatttttatcattatcaaatcaaaacttgtattttctgttttataaaattagtaaaaatttatgtatattatattaattaatttaaattcctgtttttttatttattattttttattatttttatttattagtaaaatagtaCCAACTTTATTggtttacaaaaatttgtacTATTCATTATCAGGAAcactaaatttgtatatatatttttaaatctttctcATTCAAATAGAAACattgttatttttcttttatttaaaagatgttatttctaatttagttttactactacttaaacatatattaattagttgttttcatttataaaacaatgttatacttattaattaatttaattttgagatttttttgattttgatcCATTTCCatttctgttaaaatatttaatttacgttaaacataattaaatgaaaaaaaataaatgtgtaattgtaaataattaataaaaattggtgtAACTTATTGTATTTGTCTTTTAGTTTTACTataactaaagaatttattacaaatttgataaaaaaaggCCTGAAAATTTAGGTTTTAGTTTTTGATTTAGACGTTaacattaatttctttattttttaaaatttggttcactttagttgatttaaaaaaaaaaacttttttttttttcttaatttagacaattttttgaaaaattgattttacaattaatttcttgtatttaattttcaattaatctggaaaaattacatttgtttatttaattttattttttatttgtaaacatatatatacttttattaagaataaatttaattcaatcaaGTTTCGAGTctcattttagttttttattttattcattttttagtattttatttgttgtatcctttttcttgtatttaattttaagaattttattataattagtagattttatttaaatactttattaccTTTTCCTTTCAGCATTGAAGAggaacattaaaactgaaataatttgacaccgttgttttataaaaaatatgtattctaTTCGTTCTTTAGAAAAAATCttagaaattaaaacttatttaagaaGTATTGTTTGTCATATTTGAAACACGTGCGCGTCCTCCGACGTATTTCCATATCGAGCCATTAATCTTTTCAAAGTTTGTCCACAGACATGGAATAACGTAAATGCAATTGAACCAATTCTATACATGGTACTTTTTCAGGCGTTCCAAAAGCATCCGacgaagaaaatttatatggtAACAGTACAGTTACTTTATCATCTTATTTATGTTACCCACATGCTGTTTCCATATTCAGACTATTTAAATAAGGGCACGTTTTAGAACAAGCCGTGCCGACGTATGACCTTTATGTGCTGCACATTTTACGTACACGGCGttacgaaataaataaataccacTGAAAATTGCCAGAACATTAACTTTAAATGcatgtttctaatttttatgattgcaCGAAATTATGGTACCGAACCCACCcacatcaaattaattaaccacGTGATATTAAATTTCGATAGTACCGTACTGTTCGTACCCAGTGGAGCACTAGTCCAAGGATATGTGCAACGTGTGACAACGTGACGCAGTTTGCACACGTGAAAAccttatattaaactaaaattaaataatatacaatttctaaaatcattattttcatttgcaGTTCAGCCTGAGGCAGCTGGATCTGTCGCTGCTGACGCAGCTGTGGTCGCTGAACGAGTCCATCCAGGATTTCAGACAGATACTGCAGGACCAGGAGGATCGGGCCCTTCTACCTCCGTCGCCGTCGCCGACACCCTCGTCCGGCGACGAGGCGGACGCCGACGAGTACTACGCAACGGCGACGTCTGCCTCCTCCAGAAGTCTGAGGCCGGCGCCGCCTCCGCCGCCCGCTCGACGGCCCAGCAGTTCATCCAACGgttcaaatatttgaagtaaGATCGATACAGTAACTCTGTTTTCTCACAATTATGGAACAATTAGCGTTATTCATGTTCAATTACTCACTGTCCGTAGAAAATTcgtgtgaatagaaattgtcaGGATGTATTCAGTCGGGGCATCaattaccaatttaaaagCGTTTTTCCTACAATAAATCCTACATACAAGCAATGGCTTTCTTTGGGTTCTCGAAACTTGACCGGCCAAAAGGAAAGCtcgatgattaaaaataaaaaatgaaagacaTTAGGattgtttagaaaataatgtttgacattctttaaatttaaaagaagtgGTACCATTATAGGTACTACAAAAATGTGgactttttagaaatttattacagacatgtttgttttcaattttagatGTGGACTGCGACCCGGATAGACCTGTCCAAACGTGAATCCCAATATTCCATTTAAGTGTTTCCGAATTCAGAGCGCGTAGCCCAAAGAACAACATTGGCGGATCGTCTACTGAATTTCTACGAGGCGCAGAACATCGTTTACATATGTAGATTTTGTTTTCTTGCAGGAAGACATGTGTGTACGTGGCACGTCAAATAGTCGAATTAGTATAATAAGTTGTGAGTAGGGCTCCATGCGAGCCATTCAAATTGGATCCGTTCAAATTAAACCCACTTaactactatttattttaaccataAACGATTTACATAATGCATGATGTGAAAACAACATGGGGTGGTTTAATTTGCTTGGATTCATGTTACTTTTTCTTGTGATACATTTCTtgcactaattttattttgtttttgttttatatgtgtatttagtgtaaaaattACCATGATGTATActtaatttagtgtttaatgtgtaatttaatgatagaataaaattggaaataatttgCTAATCAGGActgaattaatgtaatattaaatgaataaaacattttatttcatgaacagaacttttatttaatccaaaattgtaatattaacaatttcaaaaaataacattacaaAAGCATTGACAGTCAATTGAAAGAATTTTATCATCTTTTAACAACCATAAACTCTTGTGAACCATAGTTAATACTaaagaaataactaaaaggttatcaacattttattgattataaaagtGGATAAAACTTAACTTTCGAACAAAGTAATAACTTAGCCTAGCAATTGAAAATtggttaaacaaaaaacataggAAATTCCTTGCGTATGCGATCCTTAATGCTATGATTTGATAATTCCATTTCcaagttattcaaattaagaTCATTATTGTTATCCAAATAAACCTTGGTCCTGGCAGCAGCTAAATGGGCATAATACGTGGGTGCAGGGTAACTCACTGACCGATTACATCTACTAAACATGTGGCACAAAAAGTAAGCCAGTTGTTCCAGTTCATCGTTGGAAAATTCATTATCGTCCCAAAGCGTGCAATACTTGGTGGGCTTTGCAACACCCTGAATACTGGAATGTGAAACCAAAAAGAACTCCTTCATGCAAGGATTCGAAATGGTGTGGTCCACACAAGTGCCAGCCGGAACGTTACCGTCGTTCAAAGCAAAACTTAATGGGAACAATCGGGTGTGGTGGCGTTTTTGCACgacaataaatgttatttttggtTCATAACCATGTTCCATTTCTCTGCAAGCTCCTTGTAAagcaataatttctttattatgtaCCGCATTAAATTGTCCTTCACTGACTCCGtctctgaaaaatattatgctGTGTGGTTTCTGTCCATTATTTTCTCGATAAAAAAACAGCAATTGCTCTTTTGCTATCTGTTTTAAATCAACTATCACTTCTTCCTTCGGCTTATGTAATCTCCagcatatattatatttacaccCATTTGGATCATGGGAAGCTACCACCGCCGCTACACTTGGAACATTTTGGGCTTCTGGAGTAGGGTGGGTGACATCAGCACCCATAATCATGCACGGTTTATTGAAAATAGCCGGTTTGTTAGCCAAACTATGATTAATTCCGCTCATTTTACTATTgactttcaataaaatatttgaaaccattttattattcagttttgGTAACGTTCTGGAATGAATACACTGTGTTAAACATCCAACGTTCACTTCTGCCGCCTTCTTAACAACTGAGTAAGTCTTGGTGACTATGACAAAAATGATGTCAAAGTTTCTGTTCTTTTGAAAATAGTTTGTGAGATCCCTTAATGTTGAACCAGCACATTGGAATGGTTTAGTTATTGTTCCTATGTTCATTCCATTTTTCTTCGCCAGTTGGTATAACTGAAATgtcgaaataatattaatttgcttACTAGAGTTGTGCCAATTTGTTTACCAAAAGAGCCAATCTCTCCAATTGAGTCGGCGGCTCATTTTGATCAGTCCATACAATAGTCCACTTACGAATTTGAGCAGGTGACTCAAATTGTACGTTTTCAGACGACCAACATCCATTGGTCACGAAGGCTTCCTTCCTGTTGTAGTAACGAAGTACCGGTGGTTGTAGGACGCGTCCATTCACCTGTTCAAATTTATCACCAACAAAGAATCCAAATTCTTTGACCACTGGATCTATATTGTAATTCGCAGTGctgaaattcaattcaatggTATTACTTTAACGTTagtgtaaatgattttctgaATTTGAAACTCACGATACGCCAGCTCTTATTTTCTCTTTGCGTTTAAGGGGGCGTGTTGTAGCACTTCTGATCATTTCCGTCGTCTGATTGTCTGTCATTTTTCTATTGACCGCCTGGTTTTTAGGTATTATACAACATTCTACGGGCAACAAGATCCTATTTTCTCGTGCCTTCGACCCAACCCATAAAGTGGGCATAAATggataactataaaaataataagttaattttatctgtttgtgtgtctatatttgaaataattacagtaGGCTGTATCCTTTGTCTCTTTGGAAATAAGTTTCGATTGTTAAGCTTCCCGTGGTagtttcaaatgttttatatcTGGGAGGATCATCACATCCATTAACGCGGTAAAATCTTTTGCTATTGGGCTGGCCTGGGATC is a window of Aethina tumida isolate Nest 87 chromosome 7, icAetTumi1.1, whole genome shotgun sequence DNA encoding:
- the LOC109602286 gene encoding protein argonaute-2, with the translated sequence MMNPSTSGGNSTRKKRGKRGRGKPKQLFQDEEFEFGLGDHQDENDQMNGQCESGDVEKVSKEQHISLLREAVPDHNKQAYLQYETENVGDGHKSPLKETFPDINQPLSFEEESWEVVPGKKKGKRSLDKTKQEASSWPGPEPVINKIPENMEKELCQMNLNTAVEQVEISEDDKEQSLQQAVETERDRIQREREQIEREFSNMQLSKTFKPIIPGKIGQSIMLESNHIPLKIGCLQVAYHYDVTITPDMPKIILPIVFEKFRHQQFPERNPAFDGRKNMYTPREMPWSKISGEVTLAVEGTDKTYKIDIKYASFVNLNPLHDLTAERQSPTSALTVIDIVLRAAASKHCCVVGRSFFTKPQGRTIDLGNGMEMYEGFYQSAIRGGKLLLNVDVAHKAFPKAQSVVSAIENVCKIPGQDFSLNKPLSPIQFASFQKYIRNLKIVYEIPGQPNSKRFYRVNGCDDPPRYKTFETTTGSLTIETYFQRDKGYSLLYPFMPTLWVGSKARENRILLPVECCIIPKNQAVNRKMTDNQTTEMIRSATTRPLKRKEKIRAGVSTANYNIDPVVKEFGFFVGDKFEQVNGRVLQPPVLRYYNRKEAFVTNGCWSSENVQFESPAQIRKWTIVWTDQNEPPTQLERLALLLYQLAKKNGMNIGTITKPFQCAGSTLRDLTNYFQKNRNFDIIFVIVTKTYSVVKKAAEVNVGCLTQCIHSRTLPKLNNKMVSNILLKVNSKMSGINHSLANKPAIFNKPCMIMGADVTHPTPEAQNVPSVAAVVASHDPNGCKYNICWRLHKPKEEVIVDLKQIAKEQLLFFYRENNGQKPHSIIFFRDGVSEGQFNAVHNKEIIALQGACREMEHGYEPKITFIVVQKRHHTRLFPLSFALNDGNVPAGTCVDHTISNPCMKEFFLVSHSSIQGVAKPTKYCTLWDDNEFSNDELEQLAYFLCHMFSRCNRSVSYPAPTYYAHLAAARTKVYLDNNNDLNLNNLEMELSNHSIKDRIRKEFPMFFV